In the genome of Vicia villosa cultivar HV-30 ecotype Madison, WI unplaced genomic scaffold, Vvil1.0 ctg.001336F_1_1, whole genome shotgun sequence, the window taaaagtagtggggtagggtgttgaattttattaaacaaaatcattgtagtgagtaaaatttgaatgtgtgttgaatgatgaggtggaagagagagaagatgatgtggaacataaaaagtgaaaaagtagggtgttgaataacTAAACCATTGTACATAGTGTAACATATgttaatattgaaaaataaaagcaataaaaaaacaaaaatgaaaataaagttgAGAAAGAAGTGAAAAATAATGATGTCATCAAATTAAAAAGGAGAACTCTTATTGGTAAAAGGATGTAATAGGCTCGATGTAACACCACCTTCAATTATGAAATAAGTCCTTAAATTACGGGGACGTTGATTTTGGTGGTTTTGCAAGTCCACGAATTGATTtcctatattttagttttaaaattttagaaaattaataaataaataagttgtTAAAATATGATTATAGCGGTTTTGGTTaataataagtaaaataaataacaaataaacgTTATAAATTTTACTCATCATTAATTCTTCAGTATCCaatgtaaaaaaaagaaaaatcaacgTTAAAAAATTTAAGTGTAAGAAAACGTATTatgtattataattaaaaatggcATTATCATAAATAATTcttatagattttatttaataaatattatcaaTAGTATTAAACTGTTTTAATGTATAAGTGAGGAAAAAACCAGAAAGATTCTCAAAAAGGGCACGTGACAATGTTAGACTTACAAACTAAATGGATAGAATTTAGAAAACGGTCTTATAACTGCTTATAAATACATCAATTTTGGTTGACCATGGAacaatacaaaagaaaataaacttGGCAATTTTGCTTATTGATTTTTCgattatttcaaaatttattgtatactttaaatattattaaaaatattaaaaattaaaaaaaaacattaaacattgaatcataatatatatcaaagggtaaaaataaatttttgttaaaataataagggtataaatggaagaaaaagtcacaaactaaaagttactttaaatagctttaaaaaaaaagacaaaagttAGTAAAAAAACTAAATGCAGTTACCAAACACTTTATAtaagctgaaaagctaaaagctctttttatagcctttaccaaacagactctaaaTGGATAGAAAACTGTCTTAAAAGTGcttataaatacataaattttGGTTAACCATGGAACAATACCAAGACAAAAGAAATAAACTTGGCAATATGGCAAACCACATAATCTCAAACTGTCTGAATATCTTTGTTATCATAGCTACCATTGCCGCAGGTAATTAGTCTCTCTTCCAACATTTCATTTTCATATGTTAAAcatctcattttattttatttcctcaaatttatttatttttccatgGGATCATAGTGCAATATTCAACAGTGGAAGCAGGCAGATGCTCAGAGGTTTTCAATAGATGTGATGACATGGATTGTCCTGGACATTGTAAATCAACATATGGAAGTCGTAGTTTAGGGCATAAATGTGATCAATTCTACCTCTGCACTTGTTTCTTCAATCAAGCATCTTCTTCAAGCAATATATGTCATATTGGGAATGGAACATGCTACACTGGTGAATGTGATAATGGTTGTTGCAATTCAAGGTGTGCTAGTTTGAATCATGGTTCTGGAACTTGTATTCCTAACCAATTTACCAAAGATAGATGCCTTTGTTCCTATAGAAGCTAGATTATTGTTTGGATGATGatgaaataataatttatatatatcaaGTTAATGTATTGGTTCCTATCTTATATGTATTGTATATTATGTTCacctttttagttttttaaattgttattaatatttcaTGCAAACAATAAGGTATTTCAATCAACAAGAAaatgagaatatatatatatatatatatatatatatatatatatatatatatatatatatatatatatatatatatatatatatatatatatatatatatatatatatatatatatatatatatatatatatatatatatatatatatgttaaatctTGACAAAAAGAGAGTCAATATTAAACTATAAATAAGAAGAATTGATTATGTATTGGAACAATATTTAAGAaacatttcttttcttttgactTAAAAACAAATATTCATTCATCTCAATTGATAGAGTAC includes:
- the LOC131634696 gene encoding defensin-like protein 183: MEQYQDKRNKLGNMANHIISNCLNIFVIIATIAAVQYSTVEAGRCSEVFNRCDDMDCPGHCKSTYGSRSLGHKCDQFYLCTCFFNQASSSSNICHIGNGTCYTGECDNGCCNSRCASLNHGSGTCIPNQFTKDRCLCSYRS